A single region of the Corallococcus caeni genome encodes:
- a CDS encoding putative quinol monooxygenase, which translates to MTLLVQCEFRVQRPDLESEFIRLARALASAAADEPGTLRYQWFVAQRPGHYSILEEYVDADAAETHNGNVGALLVELFSVAELVSVSFYGELNKYLRDWSTGRDGVSVHVPL; encoded by the coding sequence ATGACCCTCCTGGTGCAGTGTGAGTTTCGGGTGCAGCGGCCTGACCTTGAGTCGGAGTTCATCCGGCTCGCCCGGGCGTTGGCTTCCGCCGCCGCGGACGAGCCGGGGACGTTGCGTTACCAGTGGTTTGTCGCGCAGCGGCCGGGGCACTACTCGATCCTCGAGGAGTACGTCGACGCGGACGCGGCCGAAACGCACAACGGCAATGTGGGAGCGCTGCTCGTCGAACTTTTTTCCGTGGCCGAGCTGGTGTCGGTGTCGTTCTACGGCGAGCTCAACAAGTACTTGCGCGACTGGAGCACCGGTCGGGACGGAGTCTCGGTCCACGTGCCGTTGTGA
- a CDS encoding peptidase inhibitor family I36 protein, which produces MDALLFQASPFVASVQCSSIARQRTFIWMGDIAMNWDAFRQQHGSLKRSALLGLGAAMTLGLSAAALLTPTEAAAEEENPCPFSGVLCLFDGPDFTGEVWNVMAWPPGGAGTCVNLPEHGWEDRAVSAINNGPYTASLFLNEDCVGGPYPIGPGEWVSPLNFAPRSVWVY; this is translated from the coding sequence ATGGATGCACTTCTCTTCCAAGCCTCTCCGTTCGTCGCCTCGGTGCAGTGCTCTAGCATTGCGCGGCAGCGCACGTTCATCTGGATGGGAGACATTGCAATGAATTGGGATGCGTTCCGGCAGCAGCATGGCAGCCTCAAGCGGTCCGCCCTTTTGGGGCTGGGCGCCGCAATGACACTGGGACTCTCCGCGGCGGCGCTGCTGACGCCCACGGAGGCGGCGGCCGAGGAAGAGAATCCGTGTCCCTTCTCCGGGGTCCTGTGCTTGTTCGACGGCCCGGACTTCACCGGTGAGGTGTGGAATGTCATGGCCTGGCCGCCCGGCGGCGCGGGGACCTGCGTGAACCTTCCAGAGCACGGCTGGGAGGACCGGGCCGTTTCCGCCATCAACAACGGACCCTACACCGCATCGCTGTTCCTCAATGAGGACTGCGTTGGCGGCCCCTATCCCATTGGCCCTGGCGAGTGGGTGAGTCCCCTGAACTTCGCGCCCAGGAGCGTCTGGGTCTACTGA
- a CDS encoding endo-1,3-alpha-glucanase family glycosylhydrolase, producing the protein MQPAIHDSKSAWKVLSLGLLAAWMGCGGDPLQEPLASRQDALVDGYNLVVTGMSPTTVAPSGAVTFNATIKNAGNVATPTGTIHGLSFWVDGTQVSWSDTHTSSLAPGASVTLTANSGPAGTKVWTAPATAGAHTLLAHVDDINRLPAETNESDNQYSVPLSVTPAATCSDRVRNGTETGVDCGPDCGPCEWAFTAVPRATLRSSAKRVYAHWHYYPVSMDNTNPTSNDYYERNYIAVNGEGGIHAAYGGMMRERPLPRLPRTETDWRLRDARDEIELAARIGIDGFYLNLWTDSDVNNGAVWTRAKTIADAASQAGNFDIIPNFDMTILSTGSQAGDQDRMIRILDQLKGYAALLRRPDGKYVVGLFNPPAQGRTAAFYATVKQRAAAELGMNLYLVPVFLGTGSTALFEEYRSVGDAYAGWGTAVPVTTAGYSGSLKTKAAGYGKSWMHPMSSQDYRPKDKAFWEARNSLTLRSIWENVIADGMDEVQIITWNDQHEHHNIRPSTGKQWPAYDMTAYYIQWFKTGTRPTIERDVLYYNHRIHRQSLVPTTQASADLAVCKAGCPATNDVELVGFLTSAGRLEITQGTTTYGEDKTAGGVQAIRTALAVGTPTFRLKRSGATVVQFQSMHPVVGSIAYQDLLYRAGSSARAALPSCADSCANGEARCRLCPGEPMWLKR; encoded by the coding sequence ATGCAACCGGCGATTCACGACTCGAAGAGCGCATGGAAGGTCCTGTCCCTTGGGCTGCTGGCGGCGTGGATGGGCTGTGGCGGGGATCCGCTCCAGGAGCCCCTGGCTTCGCGGCAGGATGCGCTCGTGGACGGCTACAACCTCGTCGTGACGGGTATGAGCCCGACCACGGTGGCCCCGAGCGGTGCCGTCACCTTCAACGCCACCATCAAGAACGCGGGGAACGTCGCGACGCCCACGGGCACCATCCACGGCCTCTCCTTCTGGGTGGACGGCACGCAGGTGTCGTGGTCGGACACGCACACCAGCTCCCTCGCGCCGGGGGCCAGCGTCACGCTCACCGCCAACTCCGGCCCCGCGGGGACGAAGGTATGGACCGCGCCGGCCACGGCGGGAGCCCACACGCTCCTCGCGCATGTGGATGACATCAACCGCCTGCCGGCGGAGACCAACGAGAGCGACAACCAGTACAGCGTCCCGCTGAGCGTGACGCCCGCCGCGACCTGCTCGGACCGGGTGCGCAACGGCACCGAGACGGGCGTCGACTGCGGGCCGGACTGTGGCCCGTGTGAGTGGGCGTTCACCGCGGTGCCGCGCGCCACGCTCCGGAGCTCGGCGAAGCGGGTGTATGCGCACTGGCACTACTACCCGGTGTCAATGGACAACACCAACCCGACGTCCAACGACTACTACGAGCGCAACTACATCGCGGTGAATGGCGAGGGCGGAATCCACGCGGCCTACGGCGGCATGATGCGCGAGCGGCCGCTCCCGAGACTGCCCCGCACGGAGACGGACTGGCGGCTTCGCGACGCGAGGGACGAAATCGAGCTCGCGGCGAGGATTGGCATCGACGGCTTCTATCTGAACCTGTGGACCGACAGCGACGTGAACAACGGCGCGGTGTGGACGCGGGCGAAGACGATTGCCGACGCGGCCTCGCAGGCCGGCAACTTCGACATCATCCCCAACTTCGACATGACGATCCTGAGCACGGGGAGCCAGGCGGGGGACCAGGACCGGATGATTCGCATCCTGGACCAGCTGAAGGGCTACGCGGCGCTCCTGCGGCGGCCGGATGGGAAGTATGTCGTTGGCCTGTTCAACCCTCCCGCGCAGGGCCGGACGGCGGCGTTCTACGCCACCGTGAAGCAGCGCGCGGCGGCGGAGCTGGGCATGAACCTGTACCTGGTGCCCGTCTTCCTGGGCACGGGGAGCACGGCGCTCTTCGAGGAGTACCGGAGCGTGGGGGATGCCTACGCGGGCTGGGGGACGGCCGTCCCGGTGACGACGGCGGGGTACTCCGGGAGCCTGAAGACGAAGGCGGCCGGGTACGGGAAGTCGTGGATGCACCCGATGAGCAGCCAGGACTACCGGCCCAAGGACAAGGCCTTCTGGGAGGCGCGCAACTCGCTGACGCTCCGCTCCATCTGGGAGAACGTGATTGCCGACGGCATGGACGAGGTCCAGATCATCACCTGGAACGACCAGCACGAGCACCACAACATCCGGCCGTCGACGGGGAAGCAGTGGCCCGCGTACGACATGACTGCGTATTACATCCAGTGGTTCAAGACAGGCACGCGGCCGACCATCGAGCGCGACGTGCTGTATTACAACCACCGCATCCACCGTCAGTCCCTCGTGCCCACGACCCAGGCGTCAGCGGACCTCGCGGTGTGCAAGGCAGGCTGCCCGGCGACGAATGACGTGGAGCTGGTGGGCTTCCTCACGTCGGCGGGCCGGCTTGAAATCACGCAGGGCACGACGACCTACGGCGAGGACAAGACGGCGGGCGGCGTGCAGGCCATCCGGACCGCGTTGGCGGTGGGGACGCCGACCTTCCGGCTGAAGCGCTCGGGGGCCACCGTGGTGCAATTCCAGAGCATGCACCCCGTCGTGGGCTCCATCGCGTACCAGGACCTGCTGTACCGCGCCGGAAGCTCGGCCCGCGCGGCGCTCCCGTCCTGCGCGGACTCCTGTGCCAACGGTGAGGCCCGCTGCCGGCTGTGCCCCGGCGAGCCGATGTGGCTGAAGCGCTGA
- a CDS encoding linalool dehydratase/isomerase domain-containing protein, which yields MRRKLVLLVLAVAVWLPSLHLLFRPRNREALAAALAFRQRAFSLQASSAERDVLHRTNPEWDLMVRTFSALSFANLALSEPWRRAEHLEVVDALIARTLRDERRAHEAFFLPYVHAGPFKDPSGRSLFVDGELALMLAARQVVAPRAEYAPLLRERVDLIAGQLERAPVLAAESYPDEGWTFCNTVALAALRLSDTVDGRDHGSLLRRWVDSARENLSDRRTGLLVSSFTYDGVTKDGPEGSTLWLAAHMLQVVDADFARDQYQRARAALLGQALGFAWAGEWPSEAGAVQDVDSGPTIPWVNANAGSSGLALVGAAAFDDEEALDGLLTSLHFAAFPVHDDTGLRFAAGNTLADAVLLYALVEGPLWRLARAPHLEAHR from the coding sequence ATGCGACGCAAGCTCGTGCTGCTGGTGCTGGCCGTGGCGGTGTGGCTGCCATCACTCCACCTCCTGTTCCGGCCCCGGAATCGGGAGGCCCTGGCGGCGGCACTGGCCTTCCGTCAACGCGCGTTCTCGCTCCAGGCGTCGAGCGCGGAGCGCGACGTGCTCCACCGCACCAACCCGGAGTGGGACCTGATGGTGCGCACCTTCTCCGCGCTGTCGTTCGCCAACCTCGCGCTGTCGGAGCCCTGGCGGAGGGCGGAGCACCTGGAGGTCGTGGACGCGCTCATCGCCCGGACGCTGCGCGACGAACGACGGGCGCACGAGGCCTTCTTCCTGCCCTACGTGCACGCGGGGCCCTTCAAGGACCCCTCCGGGCGCAGCCTCTTCGTGGACGGGGAGCTGGCGTTGATGCTCGCCGCGCGTCAGGTGGTGGCGCCGCGCGCGGAGTACGCGCCGCTCTTGCGCGAGCGCGTGGACCTCATCGCCGGACAGCTGGAGCGGGCTCCGGTGCTCGCGGCGGAGAGCTACCCCGACGAGGGCTGGACCTTCTGCAACACGGTGGCGCTCGCGGCGCTGCGCCTGTCGGACACCGTGGATGGGCGGGACCATGGCTCGCTGCTGCGCCGGTGGGTGGACTCCGCGCGGGAGAACCTGTCGGACCGTCGGACAGGTCTGCTCGTGTCGAGCTTCACCTACGACGGCGTGACGAAGGACGGGCCGGAGGGCTCCACGCTGTGGCTCGCCGCGCACATGCTCCAGGTGGTGGACGCGGACTTCGCGCGCGACCAGTACCAGCGGGCCCGCGCCGCGCTCCTGGGGCAGGCGCTGGGCTTCGCGTGGGCGGGGGAGTGGCCCTCGGAGGCGGGGGCGGTGCAGGACGTCGACTCCGGGCCCACCATTCCCTGGGTGAACGCGAACGCGGGCTCCAGCGGGCTCGCGCTCGTGGGCGCGGCGGCGTTCGATGACGAGGAGGCGCTGGACGGGCTGCTCACCAGCCTCCATTTCGCGGCCTTCCCGGTGCACGACGACACCGGGCTGCGCTTCGCCGCGGGCAACACGCTCGCGGACGCGGTGCTGCTGTACGCGCTCGTCGAAGGACCCCTCTGGCGCCTCGCGCGGGCGCCGCACCTGGAGGCACACCGATGA
- a CDS encoding TetR/AcrR family transcriptional regulator, translated as MRRTTARPPEPSPFRSIEDIRKRHRGPGLSAEDWADAALWSLAEGVEALSVERLSRGLGVTKGGFYWHFKDRADVLQAALARWEQLATTEFIQRLETLPDPRQRLHQLLALTFDLGPHGRIEVAIVAGAASDPRIQPVLARVSQRRLDYLVKLYRALGLPAREARNWALQAYSTYVGLLHLAIANPKTLSASRPRADYIQHVARTLIPA; from the coding sequence ATGAGACGCACTACTGCCCGCCCACCGGAGCCTTCGCCCTTCCGGAGCATCGAGGACATCCGCAAGCGGCACCGGGGCCCGGGCCTGTCAGCGGAAGACTGGGCGGACGCCGCCCTCTGGAGCCTCGCGGAGGGCGTGGAGGCCCTGTCCGTGGAGCGGCTGTCCCGCGGCCTGGGCGTGACGAAGGGCGGCTTCTACTGGCACTTCAAGGACCGTGCGGACGTGCTCCAGGCCGCGCTCGCGCGCTGGGAGCAGTTGGCGACCACGGAGTTCATCCAGCGGCTGGAGACCCTGCCGGACCCGAGGCAGCGGCTGCACCAGCTGCTGGCGCTGACGTTCGACCTGGGCCCGCATGGGAGGATTGAGGTCGCCATCGTCGCGGGCGCCGCCTCGGACCCGCGCATCCAGCCGGTCCTCGCGCGGGTGTCGCAGCGGCGCCTCGACTATCTGGTGAAGCTGTACCGTGCACTCGGGCTGCCGGCCCGCGAGGCGCGCAACTGGGCCTTGCAGGCCTATTCCACGTACGTGGGGCTCCTGCACCTCGCCATCGCCAACCCGAAGACGCTGAGCGCGAGCCGCCCTCGCGCGGATTACATCCAGCATGTCGCCCGGACGCTGATCCCCGCGTGA
- a CDS encoding DUF2867 domain-containing protein, with protein MRVTTGTWLMLVGGIHSAIGLVLFQSRTASALPEVLRPFAQGADHVDVKTVESEATLREFLAALLSYQPAWMTALYGVRAVFVRLLGMRQHGVPRPQHLRPEDIPMTPGGAALFFTVRHAEEEHVWVVSAKDQHLDATLAVVVEPRPGGGPRRRFHVVTLVHYRNWAGPVYFNVIRPFHHLVVGGMARRAARAQEG; from the coding sequence ATGCGGGTGACGACAGGGACGTGGCTGATGCTCGTGGGAGGGATTCACAGCGCCATCGGCCTGGTGCTCTTCCAGTCCCGCACCGCCTCCGCGCTGCCGGAGGTGCTGCGGCCCTTCGCGCAAGGTGCGGACCACGTGGACGTGAAGACGGTGGAGTCAGAAGCCACACTGCGCGAGTTCCTCGCGGCGCTCCTGTCGTACCAGCCCGCGTGGATGACGGCCCTGTACGGCGTGCGCGCAGTCTTCGTCCGGTTGCTCGGGATGCGCCAGCACGGGGTGCCCCGGCCACAGCACCTGCGCCCGGAGGACATCCCCATGACTCCGGGTGGCGCGGCCTTGTTCTTCACCGTGCGCCACGCGGAGGAGGAACACGTCTGGGTGGTGTCCGCGAAGGACCAGCACCTGGACGCCACCCTCGCCGTGGTGGTGGAGCCGCGGCCGGGCGGTGGACCCCGGCGGCGCTTCCACGTCGTCACGCTGGTGCACTATCGGAACTGGGCCGGGCCCGTGTACTTCAACGTCATCCGGCCCTTCCACCACCTCGTCGTCGGGGGCATGGCGCGCCGTGCGGCGCGCGCGCAGGAGGGGTGA
- a CDS encoding FHA domain-containing protein, whose product MPQAPKYVALTLVTAAGQEIPVTGTSFTIGRQFDCHYRPDSVQISRRHTLLIHEPEGWFAEDMGSAMGTFHNQRPLTDRQRLADGDELMVADVKLRIRLR is encoded by the coding sequence ATGCCCCAGGCTCCGAAGTACGTCGCGCTGACCCTTGTCACGGCGGCAGGACAGGAGATTCCCGTCACGGGGACCTCCTTCACCATTGGCCGGCAGTTCGACTGTCATTACCGGCCTGACTCCGTGCAGATCTCGCGTCGGCACACCCTGTTGATCCACGAACCGGAGGGTTGGTTCGCGGAGGACATGGGCTCCGCCATGGGGACCTTCCACAACCAGCGTCCCCTCACCGACCGCCAGCGACTCGCCGATGGCGACGAGCTCATGGTCGCGGACGTCAAGCTTCGGATCCGGCTCCGCTAG
- a CDS encoding spore germination protein GerW family protein, translated as MDVNEVIDRARDSITVRRVYGEAIQQDGITVIPAALVAGGGGGGGGEGPAALQQAAGEGEAVKGSGSGSGFGLKARPAGAFVIREGKVTWVAAVDVNRIIRGAQLLAGTAILLSGLHRLLSARRSARLLRHAWR; from the coding sequence ATGGACGTCAATGAGGTCATCGACCGGGCCCGCGACAGCATCACCGTGAGGCGCGTCTACGGAGAGGCCATCCAGCAGGACGGAATCACCGTGATTCCCGCGGCCCTGGTGGCCGGCGGAGGCGGCGGAGGCGGCGGCGAGGGGCCGGCGGCGCTCCAGCAGGCCGCAGGGGAGGGTGAAGCCGTGAAGGGCAGCGGCTCAGGCAGTGGCTTCGGTCTGAAAGCCAGGCCCGCGGGCGCCTTCGTCATCCGCGAGGGCAAGGTCACCTGGGTTGCCGCCGTGGACGTCAATCGCATCATCCGGGGCGCCCAGTTGCTCGCGGGCACGGCGATCCTCCTGAGCGGCCTCCACCGCCTGCTGAGCGCACGCCGTTCCGCCCGCCTCCTGCGGCACGCCTGGCGCTGA